A single Lolium perenne isolate Kyuss_39 chromosome 6, Kyuss_2.0, whole genome shotgun sequence DNA region contains:
- the LOC127319530 gene encoding leucine-rich repeat extensin-like protein 7, with protein sequence MPLHETCCLSPLLLAAVLLLSVALLCSGHPPGCPVLLPTQTADNNPQLQRAYVALQALKKAVTDDPKNLTEGWCGPYVCAYFGVFCAPSLDDPCARSVAGVDLNHGDLASMLPFELGLLTDIAVLHLNSNRFAGGLPDSLPKLSLLYELDVSNNRLSGGFPQHILCIPNVKFVFNNLCGPVPPAIFDKKINALFINNNHFDFELPYNFGNSIASVIVLANVRLRGCIPSSIGRIGGTLNELVLLNSGIRSCIPPEIGALRKLTVLDVSFNQLQGQLPESMAGLRSLEQLDVAHSGGHLRALPRLSNFTYLFNYFCGEPERCATLRRNDDRQNCIAGKPDQRPTDQCMAFLHRPPVHCDGHGCFAQHY encoded by the exons ATGCCGTTGCATGAAACCTG TTGCTTGTCGCCGCTGCTCCTTGCCGCCGTGCTCCTCCTCTCCGTCGCGCTGCTCTGCTCGGGCCACCCGCCGGGCTGCCCTGTCCTGCTGCCGACGCAGACGGCGGACAACAACCCGCAGCTGCAGCGCGCGTACGTGGCTCTCCAGGCGCTGAAGAAGGCCGTCACCGACGACCCCAAGAACCTGACGGAGGGCTGGTGTGGCCCCTACGTGTGCGCCTACTTCGGCGTGTTCTGCGCGCCGTCACTCGACGATCCCTGCGCGCGCTCGGTGGCCGGCGTGGACCTCAACCACGGCGACCTCGCCAGCATGCTCCCGTTTGAGCTCGGCCTCCTCACCGACATCGCCGTCCTCCACCTCAACTCCAACCGCTTCGCGGGTGGCCTGCCGGACTCCCTCCCCAAGCTGAGCCTCCTCTACGAGCTAGACGTCAGCAACAACCGCCTCTCTGGCGGCTTCCCGCAGCACATCCTCTGCATCCCCAACGTCAAGTTCGTGTTCAACAACCTGTGCGGCCCTGTGCCCCCGGCCATCTTCGACAAGAAGATCAACGCGCTCTTCATCAACAACAACCACTTCGACTTCGAGCTCCCGTACAACTTCGGCAACTCCATTGCCTCCGTCATCGTCCTCGCCAACGTCCGCCTCCGCGGCTGCATCCCCTCGAGCATCGGGCGCATTGGCGGCACGCTGAACGAGCTCGTCCTGCTCAACTCCGGCATCAGGTCCTGCATTCCGCCGGAGATCGGGGCGCTGCGCAAGCTCACTGTGTTGGACGTCAGCTTCAACCAGCTGCAGGGCCAGCTGCCAGAGTCCATGGCCGGGCTGCGCTCCCTCGAGCAGCTTGACGTGGCACATTCCGGAGGGCATCTGCGCGCGCTGCCGCGGCTCTCCAACTTCACCTACTTGTTCAACTACTTTTGCGGCGAGCCAGAGCGGTGCGCGACGCTCCGGCGCAACGACGACCGGCAGAACTGCATCGCTGGCAAGCCCGACCAGCGGCCGACGGACCAGTGCATGGCGTTCCTGCACCGACCACCGGTGCACTGCGACGGGCACGGATGCTTCGCCCAGCACTACTGA